From Andrena cerasifolii isolate SP2316 chromosome 12, iyAndCera1_principal, whole genome shotgun sequence, a single genomic window includes:
- the LOC143375404 gene encoding uncharacterized protein LOC143375404 isoform X4, which translates to MALDGDLLMYLRAARSMAAFAGMCDGGSPDDGCVAASRDDTTINALDILHDSGYDPGRALQALVKCPVPKGIDKKWSEEETKRFVKGLRQFGKNFSRIRKDLLPHKDTPELVEFYYLWKKTPGANNNRPHRRRRQGSLRRIRNTRNSRAGTPKEEVPTPPKDTPPASVSQKEPISEPETVPVGTPASNNPGGEISSVTEDDNSEEDSDSRDTNTNGATHSCQHCFSTSSKDYQIAGKDRLLLCTECRIHLKKTGELPPAPPYLFRPVPAESPDSPGRMRTRNKAKETPRPARPRRTGGTDTPDQEKQQQQTPDKSKKKSSSKPDTPKKGQKRPQTDEVDEDKESQKRKRGERPESPSESLTTDSNSLMDEPEREGEGDTNENQPTPVTVPTEEPVSPAVTTPEEPSEPTPVSTPVPAPIQTLPISVPVIHALEKKPLLEDLAETKDQIEDVPLAMNQPLKLEPLPLEPAMSPSNEDMKEPEQQLNLSTSQPLNMNDMSQNMPRNLSQTIQNSGICGSAGSQNIQSSQMMSPTQQGLPLNMQYTPNVPPVQNVPQNLSQSMQMPPNMPQNMSSGQNMGPTQSLRGHGESMSSAQNMSQSIPGPPLNLNISQSIPANMTQMPQMPSSPQPLGLTVMSSESRMSERISDERHAPERMRDSRISDRMPERIPERQENNDQERNEPSNLFQPIQPSGMLSMEKPSSMYNLAGTPPMEPQNLKIKQEIIPPEPDPLQSLKEVKVPGFQSGFPGPSLENIKKDPDSSSKPPTPSKHSMPSNQPIPQIQSVAASPTPSLPPPPTSIPQPVMHPAQQPSPHMAHPFHPHHPLMHHSLFTAMHPYHPHAYPGYAPVGGYPSFPPYAYGPVPHAIPPPSPQRSQESTTMMTAHHSSTSSSVTTREEGENLIATHHHSSSMHQATTLHHDKLLTISSHSSHSHSSSHSSHNTQRKPSLVSAACLTSSSSAHHHHRQPQPQQQIAPEPKIEPDLVEQDQEESPSPRGPSPEPRIEDSECHRSQSAIFLRHWNRGENNSCTRTDLMFKPVPDSKLARKREERSRKQAEREREERDRAAAQQARKMSTPEKQPEICKPPSRGPLEPVVSPYDRYAARPGSYADTPALRQLSEYARPHAAFSPARHPAPPDPMLHYMYSPAARERLELEHLEREKREREIRELRERELNDRLKEELLKGTPRPMPAPVDPHWLEIHRRYAAAGLAPGPSGPPQALHQFGLYGAPPGPSQLERERLERLGIPTAAGGGPAGAGAGHPVAPHHHGQLDERLALAADPMVRLQMAGISPEYHAHTHAHTHAHTHLHLHPGQQQAQQQAQQQQEAAAAAAGFPLPAAAGANYPRPGLMPRDPGLALHPAELLGRPYADMAAHHEQLQRHLMMERDRFPPHASLVAHHEEYLRQQRDREIKVRALEEAARGSRP; encoded by the exons ATGGCATTGGACGGGGATCTTCTGATGTACTTAAGGGCAGCAAGATCTATGGCTGCGTTCGCTGGCATGTGTGATGGAGGATCCCCGGACGACGGTTGTGTGGCTGCATCCCGTGACGACACGACTATCAATGCTCTGGACATCTTGCACGACTCTGGCTATGATCCAGGAAGAGCGTTGCAGGCTCTGGTTAAATGTCCCGTACCAAAAGGCATCGATAAAAAATGGTCTGAGGAAGAAACT AAACGCTTTGTCAAAGGACTTCGACAATTTGGAAAGAACTTCTCAAGGATCAGGAAGGATCTGTTACCCCACAAGGACACG CCGGAATTGGTTGAGTTCTATTATTTATGGAAGAAAACACCGGGCGCAAATAATAATCGACCGCACAGAAGACGTCGCCAGGGCTCGCTCCGAAGGATCCGCAACACGCGGAACTCCAGGGCCGGCACTCCTAAAGAGGAGGTCCCTACCCCGCCCAAGGACACGCCGCCAGCCAGCGTCAGTCAGAAGGAGCCGATATCAGAGCCGGAGACCGTGCCCGTTGGGACACCGGCCAGCAATAATCCCGGCGGCGAGATCAGCTCAGTGACGGAGGACGACAATTCGGAGGAGGACAGCGACTCCAGGGACACGAACACCAACGGGGCCACGCACTCCTGCCAGCATTGCTTCTCGACGAGCTCAAAGGATTACCAGATAGCTGGCAAGGACAGGTTGCTGCTCTGTACGGAATGCAGGATCCATTTGAAGAAGACCGGAGAACTGCCGCCTGCGCCTCCGTACCTGTTCCGCCCCGTGCCTGCGGAATCACCAGATAGCCCAGGTAGAATGCGTACAAGAAACAAGGCCAAGGAGACGCCCAGACCCGCCAGACCCCGACGTACAGGTGGAACGGACACGCCCGACCAAGAGAAGCAACAGCAACAGACGCCGGACAAGAGTAAGAAGAAGTCCTCCAGTAAGCCGGACACGCCGAAGAAAGGTCAGAAACGGCCGCAAACGGACGAGGTGGACGAGGACAAAGAGTCTCAGAAACGGAAGCGCGGCGAACGTCCTGAGAGCCCCTCGGAGTCCCTCACTACCGACAGCAATTCTCTCATGGATGAGCCTGAAAGAGAGGGAGAAGGTGACACAAACGAGAACCAACCGACGCCAGTTACAGTGCCAACCGAGGAGCCGGTCAGCCCCGCTGTGACCACGCCAGAGGAGCCGTCCGAGCCGACCCCAGTGTCCACCCCCGTACCAGCACCTATACAGACTCTGCCGATATCTGTCCCTGTCATTCACGCATTGGAGAAGAAGCCGTTGCTGGAGGATCTAGCGGAAACGAAGGATCAGATAGAAGATGTACCTTTAGCTATGAATCAACCGTTGAAACTGGAACCGTTGCCCTTAGAACCAGCCATGTCCCCTTCGAACGAGGATATGAAGGAGCCCGAGCAGCAGCTAAACCTGAGCACCTCGCAGCCGTTGAACATGAACGATATGAGCCAGAACATGCCGCGTAACCTGTCGCAGACTATTCAGAACAGCGGTATCTGCGGCTCGGCTGGCTCGCAGAATATACAGAGCTCGCAGATGATGTCCCCCACGCAACAAGGACTGCCGCTTAACATGCAATACACGCCGAACGTTCCCCCCGTTCAGAACGTTCCGCAGAACCTGTCGCAGAGCATGCAGATGCCGCCGAACATGCCGCAGAACATGTCGAGCGGTCAAAACATGGGACCAACGCAGAGTCTGCGGGGTCACGGTGAAAGTATGTCCAGCGCGCAGAACATGTCGCAGAGTATACCGGGGCCACCGTTGAACCTCAACATCTCGCAGAGTATACCGGCGAACATGACGCAGATGCCGCAGATGCCGAGCTCGCCGCAGCCGCTCGGCCTCACTGTCATGTCCTCCGAGAGCAGGATGTCCGAGCGGATATCGGACGAGAGACATGCCCCGGAACGGATGCGAGACAGCAGGATATCCGACAGAATGCCCGAGAGAATACCAGAACGGCAGGAGAATAACGACCAAGAGAGAAACGAGCCGAGTAACTTGTTCCAGCCGATCCAGCCAAGTGGTATGCTATCTATGGAGAAGCCTTCCTCTATGTACAATCTGGCTGGAACGCCGCCGATGGAGCCGCAGAATTTGAAGATCAAACAGGAGATCATACCGCCCGAGCCGGATCCACTGCAGAGCTTGAAAGAGGTGAAGGTGCCCGGCTTCCAGTCAGGCTTCCCGGGCCCCAGTTTAGAGAATATCAAGAAAGATCCGGACAGCTCCAGCAAGCCACCCACACCGAGCAAACACTCCATGCCTAGCAATCAGCCCATTCCTCAGATACAGTCCGTAGCCGCGTCCCCAACACCGTCGCTTCCTCCACCACCCACGTCTATCCCTCAACCGGTGATGCATCCGGCCCAGCAACCAAGCCCTCACATGGCTCATCCGTTCCACCCACATCATCCACTGATGCACCATTCGCTGTTCACTGCCATGCACCCGTATCACCCTCACGCGTACCCAGGCTACGCTCCAGTGGGGGGATACCCGTCGTTCCCGCCGTACGCTTACGGCCCGGTGCCACACGCTATTCCGCCGCCGTCTCCTCAACGAAGCCAGGAGAGCACCACCATGATGACCGCCCACCATTCGAGCACCAGCTCCAGCGTCACCACCAGAGAAGAGGGGGAGAATCTGATCGCTACGCATCACCACTCTTCCAGCATGCACCAGGCGACCACGTTACACCATGACAAGCTGCTAACCATCTCGTCTCACAGCTCTCACAGTCACTCCTCCTCGCATAGCTCGCACAATACTCAACGCAAACCTTCGCTGGTGTCCGCGGCATGCCTGACGTCGAGCAGCTCTGCCCACCACCACCACAGGCAGCCCCAGCCTCAGCAGCAGATCGCCCCGGAGCCGAAGATAGAGCCGGACCTCGTGGAGCAGGACCAAGAGGAGTCGCCCAGCCCCCGCGGTCCCTCTCCGGAGCCCAGAATCGAGGACTCGGAGTGCCACAGGTCTCAGTCCGCCATCTTCCTGCGACACTGGAACCGCGGCGAGAATAACTCCTGCACCAGGACGGACCTGATGTTCAAGCCTGTGCCGGACTCGAAGCTGGCCAGGAAGCGGGAGGAGAGGTCGCGGAAGCAggcggaaagagagagggaggagcGCGACAGAGCGGCGGCGCAGCAGGCGAGGAAGATGTCGACGCCGGAGAAGCAGCCGGAGATCTGCAAGCCACCGAGTAGGGGTCCTCTCGAACCTGTCGTCTCCCCTTACGACAGGTACGCGGCCAGGCCCGGCTCCTACGCCGACACCCCCGCTCTGAGGCAACTGTCGGAGTACGCCAGACCGCACGCCGCGTTCTCACCGGCCAGGCATCCAGCGCCGCCGGACCCCATGCTGCATTACATGTACAGTCCCGCGGCGCGCGAACGCTTGGAGCTGGAGCACCTGGAGCGCGAGAAACGGGAGCGCGAGATCAGGGAGCTGAGGGAGAGAGAGCTGAACGATCGATTGAAGGAGGAGCTTCTGAAAGGAACGCCTAGACCGATGCCGGCACCGGTTGATCCGCATTGGCTGGAGATACACCGTCGTTACGCAGCCGCGGGATTAGCGCCTGGGCCCTCGGGACCGCCGCAAGCTCTGCATCAGTTCGGCCTGTACGGTGCTCCGCCTGGTCCGAGCCAGTTGGAGAGAGAACGTTTAGAGAGATTAG GGATACCGACTGCAGCCGGCGGGGGGCCAGCGGGTGCAGGGGCTGGCCATCCCGTGGCGCCTCATCACCATGGCCAGCTGGACGAGCGACTGGCTCTAGCTGCTGACCCGATGGTCCGGTTGCAGATGGCTGGCATTTCGCCCGAGTATCATGCTCACACTCACGCGCATACGCATGCGCATACGCACTTGCACTTACATCCGGGACAGCAGCAGGCCCAGCAACAGGCTCAGCAACAGCAGGAAGCGGCTGCGGCTGCAGCTGGATTCCCCCTGCCTG CGGCAGCAGGCGCGAATTACCCACGGCCAGGCTTAATGCCGCGGGACCCAGGGCTGGCACTCCACCCTGCCGAGCTTCTTGGAAGACCGTACGCGGACATGGCAGCCCATCACGAGCAACTGCAGCGTCACCTGATGATGGAACGCGACCGATTCCCGCCGCACGCCTCCCTCGTCGCCCACCACGAGGAGTATCTGAG ACAACAGCGTGACCGTGAGATTAAAGTTCGCGCACTGGAAGAAGCTGCACGTGGATCACGCCCTTAA